A genomic stretch from Terriglobia bacterium includes:
- a CDS encoding IS1 family transposase: protein MNKLTRSERAQIIRCLVDGNSIRVTERITGVTKKAITRLLVQIGEVCRQYQDEHFRDLACKRLQLDEVWSFCGSKEKNTTPAKKEQGWGDVWTWTAIDADTKLIPSWLMGNRDSVCATEFVQDLAARLKNRVQITSDGHRAYLVAIESVFGADVDYAQLIKIYGASQKEDETRYSPATCIGIETKIITGDPDMDHVSTSYIERSNLSIRMQVRRFT from the coding sequence ATGAATAAGTTGACCAGATCTGAACGAGCGCAAATCATCCGCTGTCTGGTTGACGGCAATTCCATCCGGGTCACGGAGCGCATCACTGGAGTTACAAAGAAAGCAATCACGCGCCTGCTCGTGCAGATCGGCGAAGTGTGCCGCCAATATCAAGACGAGCACTTCCGCGATCTAGCCTGCAAGCGCCTTCAGCTTGACGAGGTATGGTCTTTCTGTGGCTCGAAGGAAAAGAACACTACACCGGCAAAGAAAGAGCAGGGATGGGGCGATGTGTGGACGTGGACGGCCATTGATGCCGACACGAAACTGATTCCCTCATGGCTCATGGGAAATCGTGATTCAGTGTGCGCTACGGAGTTTGTGCAGGATCTTGCGGCCCGGCTGAAGAACCGCGTGCAGATCACATCGGACGGGCATCGTGCCTACCTTGTAGCGATTGAATCAGTATTCGGCGCGGACGTGGACTATGCCCAACTCATCAAGATTTACGGCGCGTCGCAAAAAGAAGACGAGACACGCTACAGCCCGGCGACGTGCATCGGGATCGAAACCAAGATCATTACGGGCGATCCCGACATGGACCATGTTTCCACGTCATATATTGAGCGTTCTAATCTTTCGATCAGAATGCAGGTTCGCCGTTTTACCTGA
- a CDS encoding DNA-directed RNA polymerase, translating into MNDIERQLKREADAFRDGVRRYNQSRQYQLATGTKPVADLVSSCLKALADGILDVQLALKTAQSPKPPKYAIALNSIDHERIALITLSMLFNTITSSEFKKGQAPPTTGLAYDIGQRLRLERIHDGIRGRKVDIAQQMLSRNRSAHAGRRAAEWARKLDDPHDWAKNFRSYHLGHKLIVLAVGFARFNGQPVFELKTVLEGSGKNITTTQTIGLTTSAADWIANHPSTLEFMPGPVHQPMVIPPRPWVSLDQGGYLATPLNFVKHQPRSARELLESVGLSPVFSAVNALQSTAFRVNNRIYRFMRHAWNTNNLLFGLKTHTFQPLPPELPDDADPKEIRKRKRERRDAFSLNSKIKALKAVMAFRLATAEGVLDEAHIYFPHQVDYRSRAYPVPQLMNPQSDDIGRSLLMYEEGKPLGERGAYWLAIHLFNCYWKGKQVSFAERILWVRQHTDEILDFAADPIRPHRFWNEADKPWMFLAACLEWAGYIEDGPNFRSHLPISMDGSCNGYQHLSAMGRDPIGGRATNLFPFENPQDIYQEVADAVIRRLQRDAANARSEDAEAARELLAFAIDREVVKHATMTTPYGVTRGTIYKQLVESQPVSECSDPKKCARYLAKVLEECIPEVAVEAGKIMEWLRNIARILAKMNRGITWTTPTGFRVVHACRKPKTARIKTKDGTFVIYLEDETSKIDIRKQVDGIVAHLVHSFDAAHMMLTTNRLKAEGIHHFSMVHDSFGVHAADVDLLHRILREEFVRIYSEPVLQNFLNEQRAAHPGVDLPEPPQTGNLDIRQVLSSLYFFA; encoded by the coding sequence ATGAACGACATAGAGCGACAACTGAAACGAGAAGCCGATGCCTTTCGCGATGGGGTGCGCCGCTATAACCAAAGCCGCCAATACCAGCTTGCGACCGGCACAAAACCCGTAGCGGATCTGGTGAGTAGCTGTTTGAAAGCACTGGCGGATGGCATCCTGGACGTGCAACTCGCCTTGAAGACGGCGCAAAGCCCGAAGCCACCCAAATACGCGATAGCCCTGAATTCGATCGATCACGAAAGAATAGCGCTGATCACTCTCAGCATGTTGTTCAACACGATAACCAGTTCGGAATTCAAGAAAGGCCAGGCGCCGCCCACCACCGGCCTTGCGTACGATATCGGCCAGCGGCTGCGGCTCGAAAGAATCCACGATGGCATTCGAGGGAGAAAGGTCGATATCGCGCAGCAAATGCTTTCGCGCAACCGAAGCGCGCATGCCGGGCGGCGCGCGGCGGAATGGGCACGAAAGCTCGACGATCCTCACGACTGGGCAAAAAACTTCCGCTCCTACCATCTCGGTCACAAACTGATCGTGCTCGCGGTCGGTTTTGCCCGCTTCAACGGACAGCCGGTCTTTGAGTTGAAAACCGTTCTCGAGGGCAGCGGCAAAAACATCACGACGACGCAGACCATAGGGCTCACTACGTCAGCCGCCGATTGGATCGCCAATCACCCGTCAACGCTTGAATTCATGCCGGGTCCGGTTCATCAGCCGATGGTCATTCCGCCTCGCCCATGGGTGTCGCTGGACCAGGGCGGTTATCTCGCCACTCCGTTGAACTTTGTGAAACATCAGCCCCGGAGCGCGCGGGAACTGCTTGAAAGTGTCGGTTTATCCCCCGTCTTTTCGGCCGTAAATGCCTTGCAGAGTACGGCTTTTCGTGTCAACAACAGGATTTACCGGTTCATGCGGCATGCGTGGAATACGAACAATCTGCTTTTCGGGCTGAAGACACATACATTTCAGCCACTTCCTCCTGAATTGCCGGACGATGCCGATCCCAAAGAGATCCGCAAACGGAAGCGGGAGCGCCGTGACGCCTTTAGTCTGAACAGCAAGATCAAAGCGCTCAAGGCGGTCATGGCGTTCCGCTTAGCGACGGCGGAGGGTGTGCTCGATGAGGCGCACATCTATTTTCCGCACCAGGTGGATTATCGGAGCCGTGCATATCCCGTGCCTCAACTGATGAATCCGCAGTCGGACGACATCGGCAGATCTCTGCTCATGTACGAGGAAGGCAAGCCGCTTGGCGAGCGCGGCGCCTATTGGCTGGCGATCCACCTTTTCAATTGCTATTGGAAGGGCAAGCAGGTTTCTTTTGCCGAGCGCATCTTATGGGTCCGCCAACATACAGACGAAATCCTGGACTTCGCGGCCGATCCGATTCGTCCTCACCGGTTCTGGAACGAAGCCGATAAACCGTGGATGTTCCTGGCCGCCTGTCTGGAATGGGCGGGCTATATCGAGGACGGCCCCAATTTCCGCTCGCATTTGCCGATCAGCATGGACGGCAGCTGCAACGGATATCAGCATCTCAGTGCGATGGGCCGCGATCCGATCGGCGGGCGCGCCACGAACCTCTTCCCTTTCGAGAACCCGCAGGATATTTACCAGGAAGTCGCCGATGCGGTCATCCGGCGTTTACAGAGAGACGCGGCAAATGCGCGCTCTGAAGATGCCGAGGCAGCCCGGGAATTGCTCGCGTTCGCGATCGATCGCGAGGTCGTCAAACACGCGACGATGACGACACCATACGGCGTCACGCGTGGGACGATCTATAAGCAACTCGTCGAGTCCCAGCCCGTCAGCGAATGCAGCGATCCGAAGAAATGTGCCAGGTATCTGGCGAAGGTTTTAGAGGAATGCATTCCCGAAGTCGCCGTCGAAGCAGGCAAGATCATGGAGTGGCTGCGAAACATCGCCCGCATCCTCGCGAAAATGAATCGCGGGATAACGTGGACCACGCCGACCGGTTTTCGTGTGGTTCATGCATGCCGGAAGCCGAAGACGGCGCGGATCAAGACCAAGGACGGCACGTTCGTCATATATCTAGAGGATGAAACCAGCAAGATCGACATCCGGAAGCAAGTCGACGGCATCGTCGCCCACCTCGTCCATTCATTTGATGCCGCACACATGATGCTGACCACGAACCGCCTCAAAGCCGAAGGCATCCACCATTTCTCGATGGTCCACGACAGCTTCGGCGTCCACGCAGCCGATGTGGATCTGCTCCATCGCATCCTGCGCGAGGAATTCGTCCGCATCTATTCCGAACCGGTCTTGCAGAACTTCCTCAACGAACAGAGAGCAGCCCATCCGGGCGTGGATCTGCCCGAACCGCCCCAAACAGGCAACCTCGATATTCGCCAGGTGCTCTCATCGCTCTATTTTTTTGCGTGA
- a CDS encoding carboxylesterase family protein has product MRRITLMIIGCLLLGAQIGSAAIPDPVKTDYGLVSGTNGTSPGIRAFKGIPFAAPPLGPLRWQPPQPPAAWNGVRKADQFGPRCLQAAPRAQGGAPAPAVSEDCLYLNVWTGAKSAAERRPVIVFAYGGGFNTGAGSEPRYDGEALAKKGVVFVTFNYRLGMLGFFAHPELTEESNRKASGNYAFMDFISVLKWVQRNIENFGGDPKRVTIMGESAGAMMVAAMVGSPEVTGLFQRAIAESGAWMGLGVGHMAELGPAEAAGKKLGTLADLRNKPADELMRLGRGSGIIVDGWIIPEDLSITFTQGRQNDVDVLVGSNQDEGTFFAGGQRGGGAGGGNGAAQQLKDQAQQRFGKGDMMDSFLQLYPANSDAEAAASSLTRVRDEMAWHMRTWAKLQSKRGKGKAYWYYFTRVPPVAPGQPSRGATHTAELAYVFNNLQTATNPWTDTDRSLADTLSSYWANFAANGDPNGKGLPAWPAFKDKTIERAMILGDKVEPGAPLDSGRVAFYDAAYDGLFRIPEKKPRRP; this is encoded by the coding sequence ATGCGAAGAATCACTCTGATGATCATTGGCTGCCTTTTACTCGGAGCACAGATCGGATCCGCTGCCATTCCGGATCCCGTAAAGACCGACTATGGCCTGGTCTCGGGCACCAACGGCACAAGCCCCGGCATTCGCGCATTCAAAGGCATTCCCTTCGCCGCTCCTCCGCTCGGGCCATTACGCTGGCAGCCGCCGCAGCCTCCCGCAGCCTGGAACGGCGTGCGAAAAGCAGATCAGTTTGGGCCGCGCTGTCTGCAGGCCGCGCCGCGCGCGCAAGGAGGCGCTCCGGCTCCCGCGGTCAGTGAAGACTGCCTGTATTTGAACGTCTGGACAGGCGCGAAGTCCGCGGCCGAACGGCGGCCCGTCATTGTCTTCGCCTATGGAGGAGGATTCAATACCGGCGCAGGCTCCGAGCCCCGATATGACGGCGAAGCGCTGGCCAAAAAGGGCGTCGTCTTTGTGACGTTCAACTACCGCCTGGGTATGCTCGGCTTCTTTGCCCATCCGGAACTGACGGAAGAGTCGAATCGCAAAGCATCCGGCAACTACGCCTTCATGGATTTCATCAGCGTCCTGAAATGGGTGCAGCGGAACATCGAGAATTTCGGCGGCGACCCGAAACGCGTCACCATCATGGGTGAATCGGCCGGCGCCATGATGGTCGCCGCGATGGTGGGATCGCCGGAAGTCACCGGACTCTTTCAGCGGGCGATCGCCGAAAGCGGCGCCTGGATGGGACTGGGCGTCGGCCACATGGCCGAACTCGGGCCGGCGGAGGCGGCGGGCAAGAAACTCGGAACACTGGCCGATCTCCGGAACAAACCCGCGGATGAATTGATGCGGCTGGGCCGCGGCTCCGGAATCATCGTGGATGGATGGATCATTCCCGAAGATCTCTCGATTACCTTTACCCAAGGACGGCAGAATGATGTGGACGTGCTCGTCGGCTCCAACCAGGACGAAGGAACATTCTTCGCCGGCGGACAGCGCGGGGGCGGCGCGGGCGGCGGGAACGGCGCGGCACAACAGTTGAAAGACCAGGCACAGCAGCGCTTCGGCAAAGGCGACATGATGGATTCATTTCTTCAGCTCTACCCGGCAAACTCCGATGCCGAAGCGGCCGCATCGAGTTTGACTCGCGTGCGCGACGAGATGGCCTGGCACATGAGAACCTGGGCCAAACTTCAGTCCAAGCGCGGAAAAGGGAAGGCATACTGGTATTACTTTACGCGCGTGCCTCCCGTAGCGCCGGGCCAACCCAGCCGCGGCGCCACGCATACCGCCGAACTGGCATACGTGTTCAACAACCTGCAAACGGCCACGAATCCCTGGACAGACACCGATCGTTCTCTCGCGGATACGCTTTCCTCGTATTGGGCAAATTTCGCCGCCAACGGCGATCCGAATGGAAAGGGACTGCCCGCATGGCCCGCATTCAAAGACAAAACGATCGAGCGCGCGATGATTCTCGGCGACAAAGTCGAGCCCGGCGCTCCTCTCGATTCGGGCCGCGTCGCTTTTTACGACGCCGCGTATGACGGATTGTTCCGGATTCCCGAAAAGAAGCCACGCCGCCCATGA
- a CDS encoding MaoC family dehydratase → MIKKGWTGRVFEDFEAGDVYEHPVGRTILAADNTWFTLMTMNTNPVHFDYNYSAQTEFGKPLVNSCLTLAILTGESVIDLTQNVFANLGWDEVRMPNPVFDGDTIYSKSEVLETRESKSRPNVGIVRVKTTGYNQNGDVVMEFKRIFMVYKRGHVPESHRRMG, encoded by the coding sequence ATGATCAAAAAAGGCTGGACAGGACGCGTATTCGAAGACTTTGAAGCCGGAGATGTCTACGAGCATCCGGTCGGCCGGACGATCCTCGCCGCAGACAACACATGGTTCACTCTGATGACCATGAATACCAATCCGGTTCATTTCGATTACAACTACTCGGCACAAACCGAGTTTGGAAAACCGCTCGTCAATTCCTGCCTGACGCTTGCTATCCTGACAGGAGAATCCGTAATCGATCTGACGCAGAACGTATTCGCGAACCTCGGCTGGGACGAGGTCCGGATGCCGAATCCCGTATTCGATGGCGACACCATCTATTCGAAGAGCGAGGTGCTTGAAACGCGGGAATCGAAATCCCGTCCGAACGTCGGCATCGTTCGAGTGAAGACGACGGGCTACAACCAGAACGGCGACGTGGTGATGGAATTCAAAAGGATATTTATGGTGTATAAACGCGGACACGTCCCCGAATCGCACCGGAGGATGGGATAG
- a CDS encoding ABC transporter ATP-binding protein, with amino-acid sequence MICYYPPVEQKKPQGPSLFGVLKPYKALILLLVSLTILGNALNLAVPAIIGSAIDNYAPRLILEFFVIAAGVFIFTYLQTVAQTYASERVARDLRTRLVAKISTQDHAFIQEVTPAKLLTNLTSDVDAVKSFVSQAIASIISSLFLIVGASVLLLLLNWRLAVGVLAMLPIIGGTFAVVLSKVRKLFKKSQEAIDWLNKVINESILGSALIRLVNSQQLEFDKFVAANTEARDISLSILRLFASLIPVIMFCTNLATLMILTLGGRYVILGSMTIGNFMKFNSYLAILIFPVIVIGFMSNVIAQASASYGRISTVLYAPDSKDPGTLVTDLRGDLGVRNVVVNYGSKTVLKDVSFAANAGTRNAIIGPTAAGKTQLLYLLTGLLKPASGSIEYDGRSIEEYEKKSLHLQVGFVFQDSILFNLTLRENIAFSKTVRDEDLEKAVATAELSEFIESLPQKLDTVVSERGTSLSGGQKQRIMLARALALNPRILLLDDFTARVDTNTERKILENVHRNYPGLTLVSVTQKIASVEDYDQIVLLMEGEVLATGTHAQLMETSPEYIQIYDSQRSTSHYELHA; translated from the coding sequence ATGATTTGTTACTATCCTCCGGTGGAGCAGAAGAAACCGCAGGGACCCAGTCTGTTCGGCGTCCTGAAGCCATACAAAGCATTGATCCTTCTCCTGGTTTCGCTGACGATTCTGGGCAACGCTCTGAATCTCGCCGTTCCAGCGATCATCGGTTCGGCGATCGATAACTATGCGCCCCGGCTCATCCTGGAATTTTTCGTCATCGCGGCCGGCGTCTTCATCTTCACGTACCTGCAGACGGTCGCACAAACTTATGCCTCGGAGCGTGTAGCCCGCGACCTGCGGACGCGACTTGTCGCCAAGATTTCGACGCAGGACCATGCCTTCATCCAGGAGGTGACACCGGCGAAATTGCTGACGAATCTGACTTCCGACGTCGATGCGGTGAAGTCATTCGTCTCGCAGGCGATTGCATCGATCATTTCATCGCTGTTCCTGATTGTGGGCGCCAGTGTATTGCTGCTTTTGCTCAATTGGAGACTCGCCGTCGGCGTGCTGGCGATGCTTCCGATCATCGGCGGGACGTTTGCCGTGGTCTTGAGCAAGGTGCGCAAGCTGTTCAAGAAATCTCAGGAAGCGATCGACTGGCTCAACAAGGTGATCAACGAGAGCATCCTGGGCTCGGCGCTCATCCGCCTCGTGAATTCGCAGCAATTGGAATTCGATAAATTTGTCGCGGCGAACACAGAGGCGCGGGACATCAGTCTGAGCATTTTGCGGCTGTTCGCCAGTCTCATTCCGGTCATCATGTTCTGTACGAACCTCGCGACGCTCATGATCCTGACGCTGGGCGGCCGCTACGTGATCCTCGGATCGATGACCATCGGAAACTTCATGAAGTTCAACAGCTATCTGGCGATCCTGATTTTCCCCGTGATCGTCATCGGATTCATGAGTAACGTCATCGCACAGGCGAGCGCTTCCTATGGCCGCATTTCAACGGTTTTGTATGCCCCGGACAGCAAGGATCCCGGCACTCTGGTTACCGATCTGCGCGGCGATCTCGGCGTCCGGAACGTCGTGGTGAATTACGGCTCCAAAACGGTTCTGAAGGATGTTTCGTTCGCAGCTAACGCCGGAACGAGAAATGCGATCATCGGTCCGACGGCCGCCGGCAAGACGCAGTTGCTGTATCTGCTGACCGGCCTGCTGAAACCTGCTTCAGGCTCGATCGAGTATGACGGGCGCAGCATCGAGGAGTACGAGAAGAAGTCTCTGCATCTCCAGGTCGGCTTTGTCTTTCAGGATTCGATTCTGTTCAATCTTACGCTGAGAGAGAATATTGCCTTCAGCAAAACCGTGCGCGACGAAGATCTCGAGAAGGCGGTGGCGACGGCGGAACTGAGCGAATTCATCGAGAGCCTTCCGCAAAAGTTGGACACTGTAGTTTCCGAGCGCGGCACCAGCCTTTCGGGCGGCCAGAAGCAGCGTATCATGCTGGCCCGGGCATTGGCGTTGAATCCCCGGATTCTGCTGCTCGACGATTTCACCGCGCGGGTCGACACGAACACGGAGCGCAAGATTCTCGAAAACGTGCATCGCAATTATCCGGGGCTGACTCTTGTCTCGGTGACCCAGAAGATTGCGTCGGTGGAAGACTACGATCAGATCGTGCTCTTAATGGAAGGAGAAGTTCTGGCGACCGGCACACATGCTCAGCTGATGGAAACGTCGCCCGAATACATTCAGATTTATGACTCGCAGCGAAGCACAAGCCACTACGAATTACACGCTTAG
- a CDS encoding ABC transporter ATP-binding protein, with translation MQSAALGPALKRLSPLLADDKRLVASAFVAMLISSVSSLLGPVIISHTIDAYIQGRNFRGVLTFSGILLGVYLCGLLASYFQTLAMGTVGRTVLFKLRNTVFTKLQELPLVFFNQNKAGDLISRINNDTDKLNQFFSQALVQLTGNLFMMAGAAIFLLSLHVRLGLAALAPALGVLVLTQVISGWVKNKNMKSLQSLGGMSAEIQESMSNFKVIVAFNRVDYFRKKFDEANEENFSASVASGLANGVFTPTYGLAFNLAQLTVLSYGIYLISAGQLTVGLLIGFLLYVNMFYLPLRQVAMLWSSFQLALAALDRVSEVLGLESNMPVLPASQQTRRHGVLEFENVHFSYPGGQEVLRGSNFTLEPGKTYALVGPTGGGKTTTASLMARLYDPTGGCVWLDGRDIRSYAPDERTRKIGFILQEPYLFTGTIRDNVLYGNSQYRKYSDEQLTAFLNERNVGGLLSRFEKGLQTEVLAAGDAISLGQKQIIAFMRAVLRDPELLILDEATANIDTVTEQQLEQILDKLPRSTTKVIIAHRLNTIANADEIFFINAGDIIAAGSMERALDMLLHGKRVS, from the coding sequence ATGCAGAGCGCAGCGCTCGGACCTGCGCTCAAGCGTCTGTCGCCGCTGCTGGCGGACGACAAACGGCTGGTTGCGTCGGCTTTCGTCGCGATGCTGATTTCGAGCGTATCGTCGCTGCTCGGGCCGGTCATTATCAGCCATACCATCGACGCATATATTCAAGGCAGGAACTTTCGCGGCGTGCTGACGTTTTCCGGAATTCTCCTCGGCGTTTACCTGTGCGGTCTTCTCGCCAGCTATTTCCAGACACTCGCGATGGGAACGGTTGGCCGCACCGTCCTGTTCAAACTGCGCAATACGGTATTCACCAAGCTTCAGGAACTGCCGCTGGTGTTCTTCAACCAGAACAAGGCAGGCGATCTCATTTCCAGGATCAACAATGACACCGATAAACTGAACCAGTTTTTCTCACAGGCTCTGGTGCAGCTGACGGGAAACCTGTTCATGATGGCTGGTGCGGCCATTTTTCTGCTGTCGCTCCATGTCCGGCTCGGTTTAGCGGCTCTAGCTCCGGCGTTGGGCGTGCTGGTGTTGACTCAAGTGATTTCGGGCTGGGTGAAGAATAAGAACATGAAGAGCCTGCAGTCGCTGGGCGGCATGAGCGCCGAGATCCAGGAAAGCATGAGCAACTTCAAGGTGATCGTCGCTTTCAACCGCGTCGACTATTTCCGAAAAAAGTTCGATGAGGCAAATGAGGAGAACTTCAGCGCCTCCGTTGCCAGCGGTCTTGCCAACGGAGTGTTCACCCCGACCTATGGTCTTGCCTTCAATCTGGCGCAGCTCACCGTTCTGTCTTACGGAATTTATCTGATCTCGGCAGGGCAGTTGACAGTCGGCTTGCTGATCGGATTCCTTCTCTATGTAAATATGTTCTACCTGCCGCTGCGGCAGGTGGCGATGCTGTGGTCTTCGTTCCAGCTTGCCCTCGCAGCGCTCGACCGCGTTTCGGAAGTTCTTGGGCTCGAGTCGAATATGCCGGTGCTGCCGGCCTCCCAGCAGACGCGCCGGCACGGAGTGCTCGAGTTCGAGAATGTGCATTTCAGCTATCCCGGAGGGCAGGAGGTACTGCGCGGAAGCAACTTCACGCTTGAGCCGGGAAAGACCTATGCCCTGGTCGGCCCCACCGGAGGCGGCAAGACGACAACCGCTTCGCTCATGGCGCGATTGTACGATCCGACGGGCGGCTGCGTCTGGCTGGACGGACGCGATATCCGGTCCTATGCTCCCGATGAACGAACCCGGAAGATCGGATTCATTCTTCAGGAGCCGTACCTCTTTACAGGTACGATTCGCGACAACGTCCTTTACGGTAACTCACAGTACCGGAAATATTCCGACGAGCAGCTCACGGCGTTCTTGAACGAACGCAATGTCGGCGGCCTGCTTTCTCGATTTGAAAAGGGTCTTCAGACGGAGGTTCTCGCGGCCGGCGACGCGATCAGTCTGGGACAGAAACAGATCATCGCTTTCATGCGGGCGGTGCTGCGCGATCCGGAGTTGCTCATCCTCGATGAGGCCACAGCCAACATCGACACCGTCACCGAACAGCAGCTCGAGCAGATCCTCGATAAGCTTCCACGCTCGACCACAAAAGTCATCATTGCGCACCGGTTGAATACCATTGCAAACGCCGACGAGATTTTTTTTATCAACGCCGGCGATATCATTGCCGCGGGTTCCATGGAACGCGCACTCGACATGCTGCTGCACGGGAAGAGAGTGAGTTAG